A genomic stretch from Algoriphagus halophilus includes:
- a CDS encoding TetR/AcrR family transcriptional regulator yields MRKKILEVAVEQFSRYGVRTITMEDIARLSGVSKKTIYQEFKDKKELVKEAFGMLLKEDQEKLDAIMRDEDGVIEHLVYTSRMIRERIANLNPMAVLEVQRYFPEAWKMFECFRDNVIVTDIVKVLERGKKLGYFRNEINTRILARMRVNQINAAFDPSNYSGEDVKMVDIQMELMDHFLHGIFTEKGRQAYLEGVELNH; encoded by the coding sequence ATGAGGAAGAAGATTTTAGAGGTAGCTGTAGAACAGTTTAGTCGTTATGGAGTAAGAACCATTACGATGGAAGATATCGCACGACTATCAGGAGTTTCCAAAAAGACCATTTATCAAGAATTCAAGGATAAAAAAGAGTTGGTAAAGGAGGCTTTTGGAATGCTTTTAAAAGAGGATCAAGAAAAGCTGGATGCTATTATGAGGGATGAAGATGGAGTGATAGAACATTTAGTTTATACCTCTAGGATGATTCGTGAGAGAATTGCCAACCTAAACCCCATGGCAGTGTTGGAAGTACAACGGTATTTTCCTGAAGCTTGGAAAATGTTCGAATGCTTCAGGGACAATGTTATTGTGACAGACATCGTCAAAGTGTTAGAAAGAGGGAAAAAGTTGGGGTATTTTCGAAACGAAATCAATACGAGGATTTTGGCGAGGATGCGGGTTAATCAAATCAATGCGGCTTTCGATCCCTCAAATTATAGCGGTGAGGATGTGAAGATGGTGGATATACAGATGGAGTTAATGGACCATTTTCTTCATGGAATTTTTACTGAAAAGGGTAGGCAGGCCTACCTTGAGGGAGTGGAATTAAATCATTAG
- a CDS encoding efflux RND transporter periplasmic adaptor subunit — protein MKLSHKFLPLIGLTFLVFSCEPKDELAAKRAELEELKNQSNELNTSIALLEEELMKMDPEFASQNQKSILITTTNAKKGEFDHYVEVTGSVLSKKNVVISAETSGRILEIPVLEGMRVAKGTVLAKIDAETIERSIDELENSLELATTLFEKQERLWNQQIGTEVQYLEAKNRKEGLERNLASARTNLDKAVIRAPFTGTIEEVQVRLGELVQPGMGMFQFVGESDLFIEADISESYIGVLSKGDSVEVSFPSINKELQTKVSSVGAIINPNNRTFKVEVFLPNMDLVKPNMISVLKILDYQSADAVIVPSYLILSDNRGDYVFTVENGKAIKKYVERGKTFDKETEILTGLTGSEVLVDKGFREVGDNFNVNIAQQ, from the coding sequence ATGAAATTATCACATAAATTTTTACCACTGATAGGGTTGACTTTCTTGGTTTTTTCCTGCGAACCAAAAGATGAGTTGGCTGCAAAAAGAGCAGAATTGGAAGAATTGAAAAATCAATCCAATGAACTGAATACCTCCATTGCTTTATTGGAGGAGGAATTGATGAAAATGGACCCTGAATTTGCGAGCCAAAATCAAAAGTCCATTCTTATTACTACCACTAATGCAAAAAAGGGAGAATTTGATCATTATGTGGAAGTAACAGGATCTGTACTATCTAAAAAGAACGTGGTAATCAGTGCCGAAACTTCAGGTAGAATATTGGAAATTCCAGTCTTGGAAGGAATGCGTGTTGCTAAAGGAACAGTGCTGGCCAAAATCGATGCAGAGACTATTGAGAGAAGCATAGATGAGTTGGAAAACTCTCTGGAGTTGGCGACTACTCTGTTTGAAAAACAGGAGCGATTATGGAATCAACAAATAGGTACAGAAGTTCAATACCTAGAAGCAAAAAATAGAAAAGAAGGATTGGAAAGAAACCTGGCATCAGCTCGAACCAATCTTGACAAGGCAGTTATTAGAGCACCATTTACAGGGACAATAGAAGAAGTTCAGGTGAGGTTAGGAGAATTGGTTCAGCCAGGAATGGGGATGTTCCAATTTGTAGGGGAAAGTGATCTCTTTATTGAAGCGGATATTTCGGAAAGTTACATTGGAGTGCTTTCCAAAGGTGATTCTGTAGAGGTGAGTTTCCCTTCTATCAATAAAGAACTTCAAACCAAAGTTTCTTCTGTAGGAGCAATCATCAATCCGAATAATAGAACCTTTAAGGTGGAGGTTTTTCTTCCTAATATGGACTTGGTGAAACCAAATATGATTTCCGTGTTGAAAATCTTGGATTATCAAAGTGCTGACGCAGTGATAGTACCTAGTTATTTGATCTTAAGTGATAATAGGGGTGACTATGTCTTTACCGTGGAAAATGGAAAAGCTATCAAGAAGTACGTGGAGCGAGGAAAGACATTTGATAAAGAAACTGAGATCCTAACTGGGCTTACTGGTTCAGAGGTTTTAGTGGACAAAGGGTTCCGTGAAGTAGGAGATAATTTCAATGTGAATATAGCACAGCAGTAA
- the dapA gene encoding 4-hydroxy-tetrahydrodipicolinate synthase: MNQFKGTGVALVTPFHDDCSIDFTGLKKLIDHVIDGGVDYLVVLGTTGESATLLPAEKKQVLAACLEYNSGRVPVVYGIGGNNTQFVLNEIINTDFTGISAILSVSPFYNKPSQRGIIAHYSAIADNCPVPVILYNVPGRTMSNMTAETTLRLADHPNIIGMKEASGNLEQCMQIAASKPKDFLLISGDDLMTKAMYSIGGSGIISVLANALPSTFKAICHGSEKESLKASFSLLDFNSLMYQEGNPVGIKNLLMHMGICGDQLRLPMLRASLELNQQIKTVYQKSK; this comes from the coding sequence ATGAATCAATTTAAAGGAACAGGAGTAGCATTGGTCACACCATTTCATGATGATTGCTCTATTGACTTTACAGGATTAAAAAAGCTAATAGACCATGTGATCGATGGCGGAGTTGATTATTTAGTCGTTTTAGGAACGACAGGTGAATCCGCTACTTTGTTGCCTGCAGAGAAGAAGCAAGTGCTTGCTGCTTGTTTGGAATACAATTCGGGGAGAGTTCCTGTGGTTTATGGTATTGGTGGAAACAACACCCAATTCGTGTTGAATGAAATCATCAACACCGATTTTACCGGAATCTCTGCCATTCTTTCAGTGAGCCCATTTTATAACAAACCAAGTCAAAGAGGAATCATTGCACATTATTCTGCAATTGCGGATAACTGCCCTGTACCAGTGATTCTATATAACGTTCCGGGAAGAACCATGTCAAATATGACGGCCGAAACAACATTACGATTAGCTGACCATCCCAATATTATCGGAATGAAAGAGGCAAGCGGAAATCTGGAACAGTGTATGCAAATCGCAGCCTCCAAGCCCAAAGATTTTCTTTTGATTTCCGGGGATGACTTAATGACAAAAGCCATGTATAGTATCGGCGGTTCTGGAATCATTTCTGTTTTGGCAAATGCACTTCCTTCCACTTTTAAAGCCATTTGTCATGGTTCAGAAAAAGAAAGTTTAAAAGCCTCTTTTTCTCTTTTGGATTTCAATTCCTTGATGTACCAGGAAGGGAATCCCGTTGGAATTAAAAACCTATTAATGCATATGGGAATCTGTGGCGACCAGCTAAGACTTCCTATGTTGAGAGCAAGCCTTGAATTGAATCAGCAGATCAAAACGGTATACCAAAAATCCAAATAA
- a CDS encoding TolC family protein produces the protein MFKKKIKLVILSLLSLIGSGVLAQETPPLEVLQLNLKETLEYALENNPDSKNAKLEVMISQTTIKENTASGLPQINGSVGINYNPLVQVVFLPNEPPFGDPSNPSDVIPARFGVSYSGNAGFTLSQMIFDGSFFVGLRAAKTYKALTEFDKVKVENDVIENVKKAYFGVLVNAERIKLSQSNLSRIDSLLEETRALNEAGFTEKIEVSRIQVQRNNTFSQLKQSLTAYDISKQLLKIQLGLPRNYDIVITETLAELNPEEDLAALLAMEVGHRVEMDQINTNLELTQLDLKYNTSQYLPTIDLNANFTRSGAGDTFSRLFNSINWFSSSMVGVTMNIPIFDGLSKSARIQRNRIQLQQLENQKFYLNQNIALEVYQAKQNLANDLEVLAVQRESMELAKEVYDISKIKYNEGVGSNLEVVEADAALIESEINYLGALYDGLVSKVDLEKALGVLKNGLDY, from the coding sequence ATGTTTAAGAAGAAGATTAAATTAGTAATCCTGAGCTTGTTAAGCCTAATTGGTTCAGGAGTTTTAGCACAGGAGACTCCTCCTTTGGAAGTTCTTCAGCTTAATTTAAAGGAGACTTTGGAATATGCGCTGGAGAATAATCCAGATTCAAAAAATGCCAAGCTGGAAGTCATGATTTCACAGACTACCATTAAAGAGAATACCGCTTCTGGTCTGCCACAAATCAATGGTTCAGTAGGGATCAATTACAACCCTTTGGTTCAGGTGGTGTTTTTACCGAATGAGCCTCCCTTTGGAGATCCAAGTAATCCATCCGATGTAATTCCAGCAAGGTTTGGGGTTAGCTATTCTGGAAATGCGGGCTTCACTTTGTCCCAAATGATTTTTGATGGATCATTCTTCGTGGGTTTACGTGCAGCAAAGACCTACAAGGCCTTAACTGAATTCGATAAAGTCAAAGTAGAGAATGATGTCATTGAAAATGTGAAAAAAGCCTACTTTGGGGTTTTGGTCAATGCAGAACGAATCAAACTTTCCCAATCCAATTTAAGCCGAATTGATTCTCTATTGGAGGAAACCAGAGCTTTAAACGAGGCTGGATTTACAGAAAAGATAGAAGTTTCAAGAATTCAGGTTCAAAGAAACAATACATTTTCTCAATTGAAGCAAAGTCTTACGGCTTATGATATTTCCAAACAGCTTTTAAAAATTCAACTGGGCTTACCTCGGAATTATGATATCGTGATTACCGAAACTTTAGCAGAATTAAATCCAGAAGAAGACTTAGCTGCTTTATTGGCCATGGAAGTGGGACATCGAGTAGAGATGGATCAGATCAATACCAACCTGGAGTTGACCCAGTTGGATTTAAAATATAATACTTCCCAGTATTTGCCGACGATCGATTTGAATGCAAACTTCACTAGGTCGGGAGCCGGAGATACTTTTAGTAGGTTGTTTAATAGCATCAACTGGTTTAGTTCTTCCATGGTGGGAGTAACTATGAACATTCCGATTTTTGATGGTTTATCTAAAAGTGCACGGATTCAAAGAAATAGAATTCAATTGCAACAGCTTGAAAATCAAAAGTTTTATTTGAATCAAAACATTGCCTTGGAAGTGTATCAGGCTAAGCAAAATCTGGCTAATGATTTGGAAGTGTTAGCAGTGCAAAGAGAAAGCATGGAACTCGCCAAAGAGGTCTACGATATTTCTAAAATCAAATACAATGAAGGAGTAGGCTCCAATTTGGAAGTAGTGGAGGCGGATGCCGCTTTGATAGAATCTGAAATCAATTATTTAGGAGCTCTTTATGATGGCTTGGTTTCTAAAGTAGACTTGGAAAAGGCTTTAGGAGTTCTGAAAAACGGATTGGATTATTAA
- the xseA gene encoding exodeoxyribonuclease VII large subunit — protein sequence MHNARSISELNQLIQQVIDTELDPVYWVVGEISDFRLSPQGHAYFELVEKSGNKIQAKLRANLWAFTYRNIASKFESVTGSSLKNGMNILAQVAINFHPLYGLSINVKDIDPSFSLGERARLRQETIDRLTKEGMISLNSQLEMPPVIQKIGIISSATAAGYGDFINQLESNPGGYHIYYRLFPSLMQGNEASANLIRAIELAEESKERLGLEAIVIIRGGGAQLDLDCFDDYQLALKIAQCSLPVFTGIGHERDETIADLVAHTKLKTPTAVAEFLLSGFREFDEMLSLQFRRLDRSTRIQLQEQFTVLQGLSHRINSNCMNRLSRETDRLNANLNQIKSASKSLLQLENVKLSSLEKTIKQEVEHTLIQESNRVERLSKTLSQLDPKSILERGYTKTEVNSVPVQLVAIKEGDLMITHTSTKKISSTITQIEE from the coding sequence ATGCATAATGCACGATCCATCTCAGAATTAAACCAGCTGATCCAACAGGTAATCGACACTGAACTGGATCCGGTTTATTGGGTGGTGGGTGAAATTTCAGACTTTAGGCTTTCCCCTCAAGGGCACGCCTATTTTGAACTCGTAGAGAAATCAGGGAATAAAATCCAGGCAAAACTCCGAGCCAACCTATGGGCTTTTACCTATAGAAACATCGCTTCCAAATTCGAATCTGTTACTGGTTCAAGTTTGAAAAATGGAATGAATATCCTGGCTCAGGTGGCCATTAATTTTCATCCACTGTATGGACTAAGCATCAATGTAAAGGACATTGACCCTTCTTTCTCTTTAGGAGAAAGAGCCAGGTTGAGACAGGAAACGATCGACCGACTTACCAAGGAAGGGATGATCAGTCTGAATAGCCAACTTGAAATGCCTCCGGTTATTCAAAAAATAGGTATTATCAGTAGTGCTACTGCAGCCGGGTATGGAGACTTCATCAATCAACTTGAATCTAACCCTGGTGGCTACCATATTTATTACAGATTATTCCCCTCCCTGATGCAGGGGAATGAAGCATCCGCCAACTTGATTCGGGCCATTGAGCTTGCAGAAGAGTCCAAAGAACGCTTAGGCCTAGAGGCAATAGTGATTATTAGAGGAGGTGGGGCCCAATTAGACTTGGACTGCTTTGATGACTATCAATTGGCTCTTAAAATTGCCCAATGTAGTTTACCGGTATTCACTGGGATTGGTCATGAACGGGATGAAACCATCGCTGATCTGGTGGCACATACCAAGTTAAAAACACCCACCGCGGTGGCGGAGTTTTTACTTTCAGGATTTCGGGAATTTGACGAAATGCTTTCCTTGCAATTTCGAAGATTGGACCGGAGTACCAGAATACAGCTACAAGAACAATTCACAGTGTTGCAGGGTTTAAGTCATCGAATCAATTCCAATTGCATGAACAGGCTCAGTAGGGAGACCGACAGGTTGAATGCGAACCTCAACCAAATTAAAAGCGCTTCTAAGAGTTTACTTCAACTGGAGAATGTAAAACTCTCATCCTTGGAAAAGACGATCAAGCAAGAGGTTGAACATACCTTGATTCAGGAATCCAATCGAGTTGAAAGACTCTCAAAAACTCTTTCACAATTGGATCCAAAATCAATTTTGGAGAGAGGGTATACCAAGACGGAAGTAAATTCAGTACCTGTTCAGTTAGTAGCTATCAAAGAAGGGGATCTGATGATCACCCACACATCAACCAAAAAAATCAGTAGTACAATTACCCAAATTGAGGAGTAA
- a CDS encoding UpxY family transcription antiterminator, with translation MNEMKWYVMYTASRSEKKVAERLRENGKEVYLPIIEEVRQWSDRKKKVQRPLFNGYVFVKTNRNQLWECLQVPGAVKFVHFSGQHATIRDEELDIIERIISTGVAVESDGTVIEPGEKVEVIGGALQHMTGEVIEKGNKDYFLIRIPSIYQNMLVSIPRKFLQPLGKVSQ, from the coding sequence ATGAATGAGATGAAGTGGTATGTGATGTATACAGCATCACGTTCCGAAAAGAAGGTAGCAGAAAGATTAAGAGAAAATGGCAAAGAGGTGTATTTGCCAATTATAGAGGAGGTTAGACAGTGGTCAGATAGGAAGAAAAAAGTACAAAGACCTTTGTTTAATGGGTATGTGTTTGTAAAAACGAATAGGAATCAATTGTGGGAATGTCTGCAGGTTCCTGGAGCAGTAAAATTCGTCCATTTCTCTGGCCAGCATGCAACGATCAGAGATGAGGAGTTGGATATCATTGAAAGGATTATTTCTACGGGGGTCGCAGTAGAATCAGATGGAACTGTTATAGAACCCGGAGAAAAAGTAGAGGTAATTGGTGGAGCACTTCAACATATGACAGGAGAAGTCATAGAAAAAGGGAACAAGGATTATTTCTTAATCAGAATCCCAAGTATCTACCAAAATATGCTGGTTAGTATTCCACGTAAATTTTTACAACCACTAGGAAAGGTCAGTCAATAA
- a CDS encoding efflux RND transporter permease subunit yields MAEQQKPQKTREFGLSSLSVDNSTSVVILTLIISVLGLSAYRNMPKESFPEIVIPTVYVGTPYPGNSPVDMENLITRPIEKELKSLNDIKDINSTSVQDFSSIVIEFNPGVEISKAIQDVKDAVDKSKSELPTDLDQDPNVLEINTSDFPIMNVNISGNYSEAELKKFGEYLEDEIEKLPEISKADLAGTVEREIQINADPYKMESVGVSFNDIAQAVQTENVTISGGNIRSGDYQRTLRIDGEFSDPMDLQNIIVKTDNQKIVYLRDVAEVKDTYKERTSYARSKNLPVVTINVTKRSGENLLYAADKIKEIIEQTKANRFPPDLEITITNDQSKQTRLQVSDLENSIIFGVILVVLVLMFFLGFRNALFVGIAIPLSMFISFLVLNAFGITLNLMVLFSLILALGMLVDNGIVVVENIYRLMSEGKSAVQAAKEGVGEVAWPIITSTATTLAAFLPLAFWDDLVGEFMKFLPITLIIVLSSSLFVALVINPVLTALYMKVEDVSKDKPKQKSIVVAGIFLILSTIFYLVGITAFGTLLLVACVLTLFNVFVLRKAIRWFQTVLLVKLENIYESTLEYALNGKKPYLFFGGTVLLLFFSLVLLGIRAPKILFFPDNQPQLINVFIEFPIGTDIEATNEFVDGMEDELMVALADYEDILESVISQVGEGTGDPLEGPSNQPTPHKAKITIGFVDYIDRQGINTNEAMEVIRQLVEKYPGVLITVDKQRNGPPTGKAVNLEFVGEDYDQLIAYVNKTREYLTNLNIAGIEELKSDLSLGNPEVILNIDREKARRFGLSTSEIANDLRTALFGLEVSKFKEGEDDYPIQLRLKEGFRYDINTLINKKIGFRDKFGTKREVPISAVAEIKYGSTYGSVKRKDLDKAITVYSNVLDGYNPTEVNAQIQAALRNYDVPDGISVKYTGEQEEQQKSMEFLIGALGIAVSLIFLIIVAQFNSVTTPFIIMASVVLSTIGVFLGLVIFNMDFVVIMTGIGIISLAGVVVNNAIVLIDYTNLVRERKREELGMGPKDHLPFNLMIASIVESGKTRLRPVLLTAITTVLGLIPLAIGMNINFGTLLSDFNPQFYVGGDNAAFWGPMAWTVIFGLTFATFLTLVIVPVMYLLADKLNMRLKKIKA; encoded by the coding sequence ATGGCAGAACAACAGAAACCACAAAAAACGAGAGAGTTTGGACTGTCCAGTTTGTCAGTGGATAATTCCACTTCGGTGGTTATCCTTACCCTAATTATCTCGGTGTTAGGACTTAGTGCCTACAGAAATATGCCAAAGGAAAGTTTCCCGGAAATTGTGATTCCTACAGTTTATGTAGGGACTCCTTATCCTGGTAACTCCCCAGTCGATATGGAGAACTTGATTACTCGTCCTATCGAAAAGGAATTGAAATCTCTAAACGACATCAAGGATATTAATTCCACCTCGGTTCAAGACTTTTCTTCCATTGTCATCGAGTTTAACCCTGGAGTGGAAATTTCTAAAGCCATCCAGGATGTAAAGGATGCCGTCGATAAGTCAAAGAGTGAACTCCCCACTGATCTAGATCAGGACCCAAATGTGTTGGAAATCAATACCTCTGATTTCCCGATCATGAATGTGAATATCTCCGGAAATTATTCTGAGGCTGAGCTGAAGAAATTTGGGGAATATTTGGAAGATGAGATTGAGAAGCTTCCGGAAATATCCAAAGCAGATTTGGCGGGAACAGTAGAGCGTGAAATCCAAATCAACGCAGATCCTTATAAAATGGAGTCGGTTGGCGTGAGCTTTAATGATATTGCTCAAGCAGTACAAACCGAAAATGTGACCATTTCAGGAGGTAATATCCGGTCTGGGGATTATCAGCGCACACTCAGAATAGATGGAGAATTCAGTGATCCTATGGATCTTCAGAATATCATCGTCAAAACGGATAACCAAAAAATTGTTTACCTACGGGATGTCGCGGAAGTAAAAGACACCTACAAGGAAAGAACCAGCTATGCACGTAGCAAGAACCTTCCGGTAGTTACCATCAACGTCACCAAAAGAAGTGGGGAAAACTTATTGTATGCTGCTGATAAAATCAAGGAGATCATTGAACAAACAAAAGCGAATAGATTCCCTCCAGATTTGGAGATTACTATTACTAATGATCAATCAAAGCAGACGAGACTTCAAGTAAGTGACCTCGAGAACTCCATTATTTTCGGGGTGATCCTAGTGGTATTGGTATTGATGTTCTTCCTTGGTTTTAGAAATGCACTGTTTGTGGGAATTGCCATTCCGCTTTCCATGTTTATTTCCTTCTTGGTATTAAATGCCTTTGGGATTACGCTTAATCTAATGGTGCTATTCTCTCTGATCTTGGCATTGGGGATGTTGGTGGATAATGGGATTGTGGTGGTTGAAAACATCTATCGTCTGATGTCAGAAGGAAAATCAGCTGTTCAGGCTGCTAAGGAAGGCGTAGGAGAAGTGGCATGGCCAATCATTACCTCCACAGCAACCACCTTAGCTGCATTTCTTCCTTTAGCATTCTGGGATGATTTGGTAGGAGAGTTCATGAAATTCTTGCCGATTACTTTGATCATTGTACTTTCTTCTTCCTTATTTGTTGCCTTGGTGATCAACCCTGTGTTGACCGCCTTGTATATGAAAGTGGAAGATGTAAGCAAGGATAAACCCAAGCAAAAATCTATTGTTGTTGCTGGGATATTTCTGATTCTGTCCACCATATTTTATTTGGTTGGAATCACTGCATTTGGAACGCTTCTACTAGTGGCCTGTGTGCTGACCTTGTTCAATGTTTTTGTCTTGAGAAAAGCGATTCGATGGTTCCAGACGGTATTATTGGTGAAGCTGGAGAATATTTATGAGTCGACCTTGGAATATGCGCTAAATGGTAAAAAACCATACTTATTTTTCGGAGGTACGGTACTCTTATTGTTCTTTTCCTTGGTTTTATTGGGCATAAGAGCTCCGAAAATATTGTTCTTCCCCGATAATCAGCCTCAGTTAATCAATGTATTCATTGAATTTCCTATCGGTACCGATATAGAAGCCACTAATGAATTTGTGGATGGGATGGAAGACGAGTTGATGGTCGCTTTGGCAGATTATGAAGATATATTGGAATCAGTCATTAGCCAAGTAGGTGAGGGGACAGGAGATCCCTTGGAAGGACCAAGTAACCAACCGACTCCTCATAAAGCAAAAATTACCATCGGCTTTGTGGATTATATTGACAGGCAAGGAATCAATACCAATGAAGCCATGGAAGTGATTCGTCAATTGGTTGAAAAATATCCGGGTGTACTAATCACGGTGGATAAACAGCGAAATGGCCCTCCAACTGGAAAAGCCGTCAACCTTGAGTTTGTTGGGGAAGATTATGACCAGTTGATCGCATATGTAAATAAAACCAGGGAATACTTGACCAACCTGAATATTGCGGGAATTGAGGAGCTTAAATCTGACCTTTCCTTAGGTAACCCTGAAGTGATTTTGAATATAGACCGAGAGAAAGCTAGAAGGTTTGGGTTGTCTACTTCTGAGATTGCCAATGATTTGAGAACTGCACTCTTTGGACTGGAAGTATCCAAATTTAAAGAAGGGGAGGATGACTATCCTATTCAGTTGAGACTTAAGGAAGGCTTCCGTTACGACATCAATACCTTGATCAATAAAAAGATCGGCTTTAGAGATAAGTTCGGTACTAAACGGGAGGTGCCTATTTCCGCAGTCGCAGAGATCAAGTATGGTTCTACCTATGGTTCTGTGAAGCGGAAGGATTTGGATAAAGCGATTACGGTTTACTCCAATGTATTGGATGGATATAACCCGACTGAAGTGAATGCTCAAATTCAAGCTGCACTTAGAAATTATGATGTGCCGGATGGGATCTCCGTGAAATATACGGGTGAACAAGAAGAACAGCAGAAATCAATGGAGTTCTTGATTGGAGCATTGGGGATCGCGGTATCCTTGATTTTCTTGATCATCGTGGCCCAATTCAATTCTGTGACCACACCGTTCATTATCATGGCCTCAGTAGTATTGAGTACGATTGGTGTATTCTTGGGACTGGTGATTTTCAATATGGATTTTGTGGTGATCATGACGGGTATTGGAATTATATCCCTCGCAGGAGTTGTGGTAAACAATGCCATTGTATTGATCGACTACACGAACCTGGTAAGAGAAAGAAAAAGAGAAGAGCTGGGGATGGGGCCAAAAGATCATTTGCCATTTAATTTGATGATTGCAAGTATAGTGGAATCAGGAAAAACAAGATTAAGACCAGTATTGCTTACAGCGATCACAACGGTCCTTGGTTTGATTCCTTTGGCTATCGGTATGAATATCAATTTTGGAACATTATTAAGTGACTTTAATCCGCAATTCTATGTAGGGGGAGATAACGCAGCTTTCTGGGGTCCAATGGCCTGGACTGTGATTTTTGGGTTAACCTTTGCGACCTTCCTCACGTTAGTAATTGTACCAGTCATGTATCTCTTGGCCGACAAGTTAAATATGCGGCTAAAGAAGATTAAAGCATGA
- the xseB gene encoding exodeoxyribonuclease VII small subunit, translated as MADINYTEAMSRLEQILVQLEEGKKSIDELSELVKEASELVKACRFKLKSTEEEIQKAFENE; from the coding sequence ATGGCAGATATAAATTATACAGAAGCAATGAGCCGTCTAGAACAGATCTTGGTTCAGTTAGAAGAAGGAAAAAAAAGCATTGATGAATTATCTGAATTGGTAAAAGAGGCTTCAGAATTGGTAAAAGCATGCCGATTTAAGCTAAAATCCACGGAAGAAGAAATTCAAAAAGCCTTCGAAAACGAGTGA